Proteins encoded in a region of the Oncorhynchus clarkii lewisi isolate Uvic-CL-2024 chromosome 18, UVic_Ocla_1.0, whole genome shotgun sequence genome:
- the LOC139373215 gene encoding small ubiquitin-related modifier 1, whose protein sequence is MSDTETKPSSGDGSEKKDGEYIKLKVIGQDNSEIHFKVKMTTHLKKLKESYSQRQGVPMNTLRFLFEGQRISDNQTPKELGMEDEDVIEVYQEQTGGLWND, encoded by the exons ATGTCAGACACG GAGACAAAACCCTCAAGTGGAGATGGAAGTGAGAAGAAAGATGGAGAGTACATTAAACTGAAGGTGATTGGTCAG GACAACAGCGAAATTCACTTCAAAGTGAAGATGACAACACATCTAAAGAAGCTAAAGGAATCATACAGTCAAAGACAG GGTGTACCAATGAACACCCTAAGGTTTCTTTTTGAAGGACAGAGAATCTCAGACAACCAAACTCCCAAAGAG ctTGGAATGGAAGATGAGGATGTAATTGAAGTGTATCAGGAACAGACCGGTGGACTTTGGAATGATTAG
- the LOC139373216 gene encoding frizzled-7-A-like: MAVRITCEWIWITGCALVTVCLLLEPCTGQYHGEKGISIPEHGFCQPISIPLCTDIAYNQTIMPNLLGHTNQEDAGLEVHQFYPLVKVQCSMDLKFFLCSMYAPVCTVLEQAIPPCRSLCERARQGCEALMNKFGFQWPERLRCENFPVHGAGEICVGQNTSDTDIATSDPTPNLPELMTLPPNIGRPAAQPFSCPLQLQVPTYLNYKFLGVKDCGAPCESTKPNGLMYFREEELKFGKLWVGIWSILCCVSTLFTVLTYLVDMRRFRYPERPIIFLSGCYFMVAVAYTAGFFLEDKVVCIDKFKEDGYKTVAQGTKKEGCTILFMILYFFGMASSIWWVILSLTWFLSAGMKWGHEAIEANSQYFHLAAWAVPAVKTITILAMGQVDGDLLTGVCYVGIYSVDSLRGFVLAPLFVYLFIGTSFLLAGFVSLFRIRTIMKHDGTKTEKLEKLMVRIGVFSVLYTVPATIVIACYFYEQAFRDQWEKTWHMQTCKRFAVPCPANNFAPMTPDFTVFMIKYLMTMIVGITSGFWIWSGKTLQSWCRFYKRLSNSNQGETTV, encoded by the coding sequence ATGGCGGTAAGGATAACCTGTGAGTGGATTTGGATAACGGGGTGCGCGCTGGTGACTGTTTGCCTTCTGCTGGAGCCGTGTACTGGTCAGTATCATGGCGAGAAAGGCATTTCTATACCAGAACACGGTTTTTGTCAGCCAATTTCTATTCCCCTCTGCACGGACATTGCCTATAATCAAACCATCATGCCGAATCTTTTGGGACACACAAACCAGGAGGATGCGGGGCTGGAGGTCCATCAGTTTTACCCGCTCGTGAAGGTCCAGTGTTCCATGGACCTTAAGTTTTTCTTGTGTTCCATGTACGCACCGGTGTGCACAGTTCTAGAACAGGCCATCCCCCCATGCCGATCACTGTGCGAGCGCGCACGCCAGGGCTGCGAGGCGCTCATGAACAAGTTCGGGTTTCAATGGCCAGAGAGACTCCGCTGCGAGAACTTCCCCGTCCACGGCGCTGGGGAGATCTGTGTGGGTCAAAACACTTCAGACACGGACATCGCTACCTCGGACCCCACTCCCAACCTGCCAGAGCTCATGACCTTACCCCCAAACATCGGTCGCCCTGCTGCCCAGCCCTTCTCCTGTCCCCTACAACTTCAGGTCCCAACCTACCTCAATTACAAATTCCTGGGGGTGAAAGACTGTGGTGCCCCATGCGAGTCCACCAAGCCCAACGGACTAATGTATTTCCGCGAGGAGGAACTGAAATTCGGCAAACTCTGGGTGGGTATCTGGTCTATCTTGTGTTGCGTGAGTACACTGTTCACTGTGCTCACATACTTGGTAGACATGCGGAGGTTTCGCTACCCGGAGAGGCCCATCATCTTCCTCTCAGGCTGCTACTTCATGGTGGCGGTGGCCTACACAGCAGGCTTCTTCCTGGAGGATAAAGTGGTCTGCATAGACAAGTTTAAAGAGGACGGTTACAAGACGGTGGCCCAGGGCACCAAGAAAGAGGGCTGCACCATCCTCTTCATGATCCTCTACTTTTTTGGCATGGCTAGCTCCATATGGTGGGTCATCCTGTCCCTCACCTGGTTCCTGTCTGCTGGAATGAAGTGGGGTCACGAGGCCATCGAGGCCAACTCACAATACTTCCACCTAGCGGCTTGGGCGGTGCCTGCTGTCAAAACCATCACTATCCTGGCCATGGGGCAGGTGGATGGGGACCTTCTCACAGGGGTGTGCTACGTCGGCATCTACAGCGTGGATTCATTACGAGGGTTCGTCCTGGCCCCCCTGTTCGTCTACCTCTTCATCGGAACCTCGTTCCTCCTGGCCGGTTTCGTGTCTCTGTTCCGCATCAGAACCATCATGAAGCACGACGGCACCAAGACGGAGAAACTAGAAAAGCTGATGGTGAGAATCGGCGTGTTCAGCGTCCTGTACACCGTCCCCGCCACCATCGTCATCGCCTGCTACTTTTACGAGCAGGCCTTCCGCGACCAGTGGGAGAAGACCTGGCACATGCAGACGTGTAAGCGTTTCGCGGTGCCGTGCCCGGCCAACAACTTTGCCCCGATGACCCCGGACTTCACGGTGTTCATGATCAAGTACCTGATGACTATGATCGTGGGCATCACGTCCGGGTTCTGGATCTGGTCAGGGAAAACATTACAGAGTTGGTGCAGGTTTTACAAACGGCTCAGTAACAGCAACCAAGGAGAGACGACAGTATGA